The Eubacteriaceae bacterium Marseille-Q4139 genome has a window encoding:
- the secD gene encoding protein translocase subunit SecD: MKSSKGKGLLGLLVLLIVIGIFGYFGYDTLVKSKLITDENGVTSQEGGIKLGLDLAGGVSITYQAKEENPSAEDMADTRYKLQQRVQNYSTEAEVYQEGGDRINIDIPGVSDANAILEELGKPGSLQFLDEEQNVVLEGTDVATATPMIYKDQQTGEQKYEVGLTFTDEGGKKFADVTAANIGKRIAIVYDGQVYSNPVVQAAITGGQASITGMASYEQADQLASTIRIGSLSLELEEIRSNVVGAKLGQEAISTSLLAGAIGFGIVCVFMIAVYLVPGLAASIALCLYVALIIILLAAFEVTLTLPGIAGIILSIGMAVDANVIIFTRIKEEIGHGKTVKSAIKTGFSKALSAIIDGNVTTLIAAAVLYWRGSGTVKGFATTLAIGIILSMFTALFITKFIMNCLFNLGLQSAKLYGTKKDRKAVNFLGKKAICFAISGVVIVAGFVGMGLNKGSIGGAFNYGLDFKGGTSTSVTFNEDMSLERISSEVVPVVESITKDADVQTQKVAGTTEVIVKTRTLSVEERQALDAALVENFGVDETKITAESISGAVSAEMKNDAIVATVIATIFMLLYIWVRFKNIRFAASAVLALVHDVLVVLACYALAKWSVGSTAIACLLTIVGYSINATIVIFDRVRENLKAQGPRADLAAVINESITQTFTRSINTSLTTFIMVFVLFVMGVSSIREFSLPLMAGIICGTYSSVCLTGAMFYVMSKRHAARQAEKAKEEKAEKRSGRAKEE, from the coding sequence ATGAAGAGCAGCAAAGGAAAGGGGCTTTTAGGCCTCTTAGTCCTCCTGATTGTTATCGGCATCTTCGGATATTTCGGATATGATACGCTCGTAAAGAGCAAGCTCATTACCGATGAGAACGGTGTCACCTCCCAGGAGGGCGGAATCAAGCTTGGACTGGATCTTGCAGGCGGTGTCAGCATCACTTACCAGGCCAAAGAGGAAAACCCGAGCGCAGAGGACATGGCGGATACCCGCTATAAGCTTCAGCAGAGGGTACAGAATTACAGCACCGAGGCAGAGGTTTATCAGGAAGGCGGAGACCGCATCAACATTGATATCCCCGGCGTATCGGATGCCAACGCGATTTTAGAGGAGCTTGGAAAGCCCGGCTCCCTTCAGTTCCTGGATGAGGAGCAGAATGTGGTGTTGGAGGGCACCGATGTGGCGACGGCTACGCCGATGATCTATAAGGATCAGCAGACAGGCGAGCAGAAGTATGAGGTAGGCCTTACGTTCACCGACGAGGGCGGAAAGAAGTTCGCTGACGTGACGGCGGCCAACATCGGAAAGCGCATCGCCATCGTCTACGACGGCCAGGTATATTCCAACCCGGTTGTCCAGGCGGCTATCACAGGCGGACAGGCCTCCATTACAGGAATGGCCTCTTACGAGCAGGCAGATCAGCTTGCGTCCACCATCCGCATCGGCTCCCTTTCCCTGGAGCTTGAGGAGATCCGTTCCAATGTGGTCGGCGCGAAGCTTGGCCAGGAAGCCATCTCCACGAGCCTTCTGGCAGGCGCCATCGGCTTCGGCATCGTGTGCGTGTTCATGATTGCCGTTTATCTGGTGCCGGGTCTTGCAGCGTCCATCGCGCTCTGCCTGTATGTTGCACTGATTATCATCCTGCTTGCCGCCTTTGAGGTGACGCTTACGCTTCCGGGCATCGCAGGTATTATCCTGTCCATCGGTATGGCCGTGGACGCCAACGTCATTATCTTTACGCGTATTAAGGAAGAAATCGGCCATGGAAAGACCGTGAAGTCTGCCATCAAGACCGGCTTTTCCAAGGCGCTTTCCGCCATCATTGACGGAAACGTCACGACGCTGATTGCAGCAGCCGTCCTTTACTGGAGAGGTTCCGGCACGGTTAAGGGCTTTGCGACGACCCTTGCCATCGGTATCATCCTTTCCATGTTTACGGCGCTGTTCATCACGAAGTTTATCATGAACTGCCTGTTCAATCTGGGACTCCAGAGCGCAAAGCTTTACGGGACGAAGAAGGACAGAAAGGCTGTCAATTTCCTTGGGAAGAAGGCCATCTGCTTTGCCATTTCCGGCGTTGTCATCGTGGCCGGCTTCGTGGGCATGGGACTCAACAAAGGTTCCATCGGAGGCGCCTTCAACTACGGCCTCGACTTTAAGGGCGGTACGTCCACCAGCGTGACCTTCAACGAGGACATGTCCCTGGAGCGGATTTCCAGTGAAGTTGTTCCGGTTGTTGAGTCGATCACGAAGGATGCCGATGTCCAGACCCAGAAGGTAGCAGGAACCACCGAGGTAATCGTGAAGACGAGAACCTTAAGCGTGGAAGAGCGCCAGGCTCTTGACGCGGCCCTTGTGGAGAATTTCGGAGTCGACGAGACGAAGATCACGGCAGAGAGCATCTCCGGTGCTGTCAGCGCAGAGATGAAGAACGACGCCATCGTGGCGACAGTCATCGCAACGATCTTCATGCTCCTTTATATCTGGGTACGCTTTAAGAATATCCGTTTTGCGGCCAGTGCCGTATTGGCGCTTGTCCATGACGTTCTGGTTGTGCTGGCATGCTATGCGCTGGCAAAATGGTCGGTGGGCTCTACGGCTATCGCCTGCCTCCTTACCATCGTCGGATATTCCATCAACGCGACGATTGTTATCTTCGACCGTGTCCGCGAGAACCTGAAAGCTCAGGGGCCGAGAGCGGATCTGGCCGCTGTGATCAACGAAAGTATCACGCAGACGTTTACGAGAAGTATCAACACGTCCCTTACGACCTTTATCATGGTCTTCGTGCTGTTTGTGATGGGCGTTTCCTCCATCCGGGAGTTTTCGCTTCCGCTCATGGCGGGCATCATCTGCGGCACTTACTCCTCCGTATGCCTGACAGGCGCCATGTTCTATGTCATGAGCAAACGCCATGCGGCGCGCCAGGCGGAAAAGGCGAAAGAGGAGAAGGCAGAGAAACGGTCTGGCAGGGCGAAGGAAGAATAG
- the tgt gene encoding tRNA guanosine(34) transglycosylase Tgt: protein MEYQILAKDGRAKRARMQTVHGVIETPVFMNVGTAAAIKGAVSTDDLRGIGTQVELSNTYHLHVRTGDKTIKELGGLHKFMNWDRPILTDSGGFQVFSLAGLRKIKEEGVYFNSHIDGRKIFMGPEESMQIQSNLGSTIAMAFDECAPHPCTREYMENSVNRTTRWLARCKAEMARLNALPDTVNREQLLFGINQGGTFEDIRIAHADTISAMDMDGYAVGGLAVGESHEEMYRILDVTVPHLPENKPTYLMGVGTPANILEAVDRGVDFFDCVYPTRNGRHGHVYTNHGKLNLFNAKYEKDMRPIEEGCGCPACRSYSRAYIRHLLKAKEMLGMRLCVLHNLYFYNTMMTEIRDAIENHRYAEYKKEKLAGVLGQHKE from the coding sequence ATGGAATATCAGATTCTGGCGAAAGACGGCCGCGCAAAGCGGGCCAGGATGCAGACCGTCCACGGTGTGATTGAGACGCCGGTTTTCATGAATGTGGGCACGGCGGCGGCCATCAAGGGCGCCGTCTCCACCGATGATCTTCGGGGCATCGGGACACAGGTGGAGCTTTCCAACACTTACCATCTCCATGTGAGAACCGGAGATAAGACTATCAAGGAGCTGGGCGGCCTTCATAAATTCATGAACTGGGACAGGCCGATCCTGACGGATTCCGGCGGCTTCCAGGTATTTTCCCTAGCTGGCTTAAGAAAAATCAAGGAAGAGGGCGTGTATTTCAACTCCCATATCGACGGCCGGAAGATTTTCATGGGGCCGGAGGAGAGCATGCAGATCCAGTCCAACCTGGGTTCCACCATTGCCATGGCCTTTGATGAATGTGCGCCGCATCCATGTACGAGGGAGTACATGGAAAATTCCGTGAACAGGACGACCCGCTGGCTGGCACGCTGCAAGGCGGAGATGGCAAGGCTCAATGCCCTGCCGGACACGGTGAACAGGGAACAGCTTTTATTCGGCATCAACCAGGGCGGTACCTTTGAGGACATCCGCATTGCCCATGCTGACACGATTTCAGCCATGGACATGGACGGATACGCCGTTGGCGGTCTGGCTGTCGGGGAGAGCCACGAGGAGATGTACCGGATCCTTGATGTGACGGTGCCCCACCTTCCGGAAAACAAGCCGACGTATTTAATGGGTGTCGGCACGCCGGCCAATATTTTAGAGGCTGTCGACCGCGGCGTGGACTTTTTCGACTGTGTTTACCCGACGAGAAACGGGCGCCACGGTCATGTGTACACGAACCATGGGAAGCTCAACCTGTTCAATGCAAAGTATGAAAAGGATATGAGGCCTATCGAAGAGGGCTGCGGGTGCCCGGCCTGCCGTTCTTACAGCCGCGCTTATATCCGTCATCTGTTAAAGGCAAAGGAAATGTTAGGCATGCGGCTCTGCGTGCTGCACAACCTTTACTTCTACAATACGATGATGACAGAAATCCGGGACGCCATTGAGAACCACCGATACGCCGAGTACAAGAAGGAAAAGCTTGCCGGCGTGTTGGGACAACATAAAGAATAA